The Nocardia sp. XZ_19_385 genome contains a region encoding:
- a CDS encoding aminotransferase class I/II-fold pyridoxal phosphate-dependent enzyme, whose amino-acid sequence MTEPERGIARRLLANGIPTPSGPTRRQPVPVRASRSRRGPGRQFADHPAVVDALRKQAAIQHLVDTTGLPHPLYLSPEGPNGAVIRSGGRELVNYSSYNYLELAQHPRVIAAANAAAEQYGTSASATRIVTGEIPLYAQLERRLAGIYDTGDALVTASGFLTNAAVIGFLLAEGDVAVCDSLAHASLVAGTQWAGCRRVTFRHNDPEALAALLRASRHQFDRALVIIEGHYSMDGDLGPVAEIAEVARKYDCAVLVDEAHALGVLGPNGLGSREHFDIPGDLVDIWAGSLSKAMGSTGGFIAGDADLVRAIKYAAPGMALYTAGPSPSNVAAVLAGLDVLAAEPDRLTRLWSNARLFCDALRAHGLDLADSQSTPIVPVIVPGEVRAGYAAAAMLQRGYNAGAILSPVVPAGTERLRFFLTSEHTEHQLRATADHLADIRTIVEHIPDLAIGPESAAVRGLPTAPGFLA is encoded by the coding sequence ATGACCGAGCCGGAACGCGGTATCGCTCGCCGCCTGCTCGCCAACGGGATCCCGACCCCCTCGGGACCGACGCGGCGGCAACCGGTTCCGGTGCGGGCGTCCCGATCGCGACGTGGGCCGGGCCGCCAGTTCGCGGATCATCCCGCCGTGGTGGACGCCCTGCGCAAGCAGGCCGCCATCCAACATCTGGTCGATACCACCGGGCTCCCGCATCCGCTGTATCTCTCCCCCGAAGGGCCCAATGGCGCGGTGATCCGCTCCGGCGGACGGGAACTGGTGAACTACAGCTCCTACAATTACTTGGAGCTGGCGCAGCACCCGCGCGTCATCGCCGCCGCCAACGCCGCCGCCGAGCAGTACGGCACCTCGGCGTCGGCGACCCGCATCGTCACCGGCGAGATCCCGCTCTACGCCCAGCTGGAGCGCCGGCTCGCCGGCATCTACGACACCGGCGACGCCCTGGTCACCGCCAGCGGGTTCCTCACCAACGCCGCGGTCATCGGGTTCCTGCTCGCCGAAGGCGATGTGGCGGTGTGCGATTCGCTCGCCCACGCCAGCCTGGTGGCGGGCACCCAGTGGGCGGGCTGCCGCCGGGTCACCTTCCGGCACAACGACCCCGAAGCCCTGGCCGCCCTGCTGCGCGCCTCCCGGCACCAGTTCGATCGCGCCCTGGTGATCATCGAAGGCCACTACAGCATGGACGGCGACCTCGGTCCCGTCGCCGAAATAGCCGAGGTCGCACGCAAATACGACTGCGCCGTCCTGGTGGACGAGGCCCACGCGCTGGGCGTGCTCGGCCCGAACGGCCTGGGCAGCCGCGAACACTTCGACATCCCAGGCGATCTCGTCGACATCTGGGCCGGCAGCCTGTCCAAGGCCATGGGCAGCACCGGCGGCTTCATCGCCGGCGACGCCGACCTGGTGCGAGCCATCAAATACGCCGCACCGGGGATGGCGCTGTACACCGCGGGCCCGTCACCCTCGAACGTGGCAGCGGTCCTCGCGGGCCTCGACGTCCTCGCCGCCGAACCCGACCGGCTGACCCGCCTCTGGTCCAATGCCCGCCTCTTCTGCGACGCCCTGCGCGCCCACGGCCTCGACCTCGCCGACTCCCAATCCACCCCCATCGTCCCGGTCATCGTCCCCGGCGAGGTCCGCGCCGGCTACGCCGCCGCCGCCATGCTGCAACGCGGCTACAACGCCGGCGCCATCCTCTCCCCCGTCGTCCCCGCCGGGACCGAACGCCTGCGCTTCTTCCTGACCAGCGAACACACCGAACACCAACTCCGCGCCACCGCCGACCACCTCGCCGACATCCGCACCATCGTCGAGCACATCCCGGACCTCGCCATCGGCCCCGAATCAGCCGCGGTGCGGGGACTTCCGACTGCTCCGGGATTCCTCGCCTGA